A genomic region of Mycobacterium sp. Aquia_213 contains the following coding sequences:
- the tatB gene encoding Sec-independent protein translocase protein TatB, with protein sequence MFANVGWGEMLVLVVVGLVILGPERLPGAIRWASTALRQARDYLSGVTSQLREDIGPEFDDLRGPLSELQKLRGMTPRAALTKHLLDGDDSLFTGNFERPVNGAAPQPSAESPGPNGSPTFGVGQHGPAPFDTDAT encoded by the coding sequence ATGTTCGCCAATGTCGGCTGGGGGGAGATGCTCGTCCTCGTCGTGGTCGGGCTGGTAATCCTTGGCCCGGAACGACTTCCGGGTGCGATCCGCTGGGCGTCGACCGCGTTGCGTCAGGCCCGTGACTACCTCAGCGGCGTCACCAGCCAGCTGCGCGAGGACATCGGGCCCGAGTTCGACGACCTGCGCGGCCCGCTGAGCGAGCTACAGAAATTGCGCGGCATGACGCCGCGCGCGGCGCTGACCAAACATCTGCTGGACGGCGACGATTCGCTGTTCACCGGTAATTTCGAGCGGCCCGTCAACGGCGCCGCGCCGCAGCCGTCGGCCGAATCCCCGGGGCCGAACGGGAGCCCGACGTTCGGGGTCGGGCAGCACGGCCCGGCGCCGTTCGACACCGACGCCACCTGA
- a CDS encoding Mrp/NBP35 family ATP-binding protein, which translates to MSRHDTAELNAAIRTALGKVIDPELRRPITELGMVKSIDIASDGGVHVGIYLTTEACPKKTEITDRVSQAVADVPGTGAVKVSLDVMNDEQRTELRKQLRGDASEPVIPFAQPSSLTRVYAVASGKGGVGKSSVTVNLAAAMAARGLSVGVLDADIHGHSIPRMMGTTDRPTQVESMILPPIAHEVKVISIAQFTEGNTPVVWRGPMLHRALQQFLADVYWGDLDVLLLDLPPGTGDIAISVAQLIPNAEILVVTTPQLAAAEVAERAGSIALQTRQRIVGVVENMSGLVLPDGSTMQVFGEGGGEQVAERLSRAVGADVPLLGQIPLDPALVAAGDSGVPIVLSAPDSPVGKELRGIADKLSARKRGLAGVSLGLDPTRH; encoded by the coding sequence ATGTCCCGTCATGACACTGCCGAGTTGAACGCAGCCATCCGCACCGCACTGGGCAAGGTGATCGACCCCGAATTGCGGCGTCCCATCACCGAACTCGGGATGGTCAAGAGCATCGATATCGCGTCCGACGGCGGCGTGCACGTCGGGATCTACCTGACCACCGAGGCCTGCCCGAAGAAGACCGAAATCACCGACCGCGTCAGCCAGGCCGTCGCCGACGTCCCCGGCACCGGTGCGGTGAAAGTCAGCCTCGACGTGATGAACGACGAGCAGCGCACCGAGCTGCGTAAGCAGTTGCGCGGCGACGCCAGCGAGCCCGTCATCCCGTTCGCCCAGCCCAGCTCGCTGACCCGGGTCTACGCGGTCGCGTCCGGCAAGGGCGGCGTCGGAAAGTCGAGCGTCACGGTCAATCTGGCCGCCGCGATGGCCGCACGCGGTCTATCGGTCGGCGTGCTCGACGCCGACATCCACGGCCATTCGATTCCCCGGATGATGGGCACCACCGACCGGCCCACCCAGGTCGAGTCGATGATCCTGCCGCCGATTGCCCACGAGGTGAAGGTCATCTCGATCGCCCAGTTCACCGAGGGCAACACCCCGGTGGTGTGGCGCGGGCCGATGCTGCACCGGGCGTTGCAGCAGTTCCTGGCCGACGTCTATTGGGGCGATCTGGACGTACTGCTGCTCGATCTGCCGCCCGGCACCGGCGACATCGCCATCTCGGTGGCCCAGCTGATCCCCAATGCGGAAATCCTGGTCGTGACCACGCCACAGCTGGCCGCCGCCGAAGTCGCCGAACGGGCCGGCAGCATCGCGCTGCAGACCCGCCAGCGCATCGTCGGCGTCGTCGAAAACATGTCTGGGCTGGTCCTGCCGGACGGCTCGACCATGCAGGTGTTCGGCGAGGGTGGCGGCGAGCAGGTCGCCGAGCGCCTCTCCCGCGCGGTGGGCGCCGACGTGCCGCTGCTTGGTCAGATCCCGCTGGATCCGGCGCTGGTCGCCGCCGGCGATTCCGGTGTGCCGATCGTGCTCAGCGCGCCCGATTCGCCGGTGGGCAAGGAGCTGCGCGGTATCGCCGACAAGCTGTCGGCGCGAAAGCGTGGATTGGCAGGCGTGTCACTGGGACTCGACCCGACCCGGCACTAG
- a CDS encoding DUF1003 domain-containing protein yields the protein MSKSPPVRRLYTPRTSRGISLRVDPETVGQSTEAIARFFGTGRYLLIQTLIVIVWIAVNLAAVSLRFDPYPFILLNLAFSTQAAYAAPLILLAQNRQENRDRVTLEEDRRRAAQTKADTEYLTRELAALRLAIGEVVTREYLRDELEELRTLLTGPDAHIPMEEPPSRR from the coding sequence GTGAGCAAATCACCGCCGGTGCGGCGGCTGTACACCCCGCGGACATCACGCGGGATCTCACTGCGCGTGGACCCAGAAACCGTCGGCCAGAGCACCGAGGCGATCGCACGCTTCTTCGGCACCGGCCGCTACCTGCTGATCCAGACCCTCATCGTGATTGTGTGGATCGCGGTGAACCTGGCCGCGGTGAGTTTGCGCTTCGACCCGTACCCGTTCATCCTGCTGAATCTGGCCTTCTCCACGCAGGCCGCCTACGCCGCGCCACTGATCCTGCTGGCCCAGAACCGTCAAGAGAACCGGGACCGGGTCACACTCGAAGAAGACCGTCGCCGCGCCGCCCAGACCAAAGCCGACACCGAATACTTAACCCGTGAGCTCGCCGCGCTGCGGTTGGCGATCGGCGAGGTCGTCACCCGCGAATATCTGCGCGATGAGCTGGAAGAACTGCGCACCCTGCTGACCGGCCCGGACGCGCACATCCCGATGGAGGAGCCCCCGTCGCGGCGGTGA
- a CDS encoding lytic transglycosylase domain-containing protein, producing MRIGGRSSAHPAVAAVRKRGLPVTRAQAFSVAVISPLVFAGAVGATPEPLHGHGKSPIPSVHAVITPVAAVSPTVPDLSGPVVIAIDRAPTAFHVAAGATSAPPPPRVVNAPGALGIPMMALTAYRNAEQKMSISEPGCGVSWNLLAGIGRIESGHAGGGAVDARGTAVTPIYGPSLDGTLPGNEVIVSSSVGNRVTYARAMGPMQFLPGTWARYAADGDGDGVADPQNLFDSTLTAARYLCSGGLNLRDPAGVMAAILRYNNSTPYAQNVLGWAAAYATGVVPVDLPPITGPPPPLGNAHDEHPEGLGPGLPINMIGLPQDDPMARMPLIDLTGQPPQQLSPSSPMFPWMTPPAQAPTQGHMPGCTVICINSQTPPPGGPQLGPQPFGPLAPPPNAAPPWAPQAVPPPPFAPPPPPAPQAPAAPAPAPQASAPHASVPPA from the coding sequence GTGCGCATAGGGGGTCGCTCAAGTGCACACCCGGCCGTCGCGGCGGTGCGGAAGCGGGGGCTTCCGGTAACTCGGGCACAGGCATTCAGCGTTGCCGTGATCAGTCCGCTGGTGTTCGCGGGTGCCGTCGGCGCCACGCCTGAGCCGTTGCACGGACACGGAAAGAGCCCCATCCCGTCGGTGCATGCCGTCATCACCCCGGTCGCCGCCGTGTCCCCCACTGTTCCCGACCTGTCCGGACCAGTGGTCATCGCCATCGACCGGGCGCCGACGGCCTTCCACGTCGCGGCGGGCGCCACCTCGGCACCGCCACCGCCGAGGGTGGTGAATGCGCCTGGCGCGCTGGGCATTCCGATGATGGCGCTGACCGCCTACCGCAACGCCGAACAAAAGATGTCAATATCCGAGCCCGGGTGCGGCGTCAGCTGGAACTTGCTGGCCGGCATCGGGCGCATCGAATCCGGGCACGCCGGCGGCGGCGCGGTCGACGCCCGCGGCACCGCGGTCACCCCGATCTACGGCCCCTCACTGGACGGCACGTTGCCCGGCAACGAGGTCATCGTCTCCAGCAGCGTCGGCAATCGCGTCACGTATGCCCGCGCGATGGGGCCCATGCAGTTCTTGCCCGGCACCTGGGCTCGCTACGCCGCCGACGGCGACGGCGACGGCGTGGCCGACCCGCAGAACCTGTTCGACTCCACGCTGACGGCCGCCCGCTACTTGTGCAGCGGCGGGCTGAACCTGCGCGACCCCGCAGGGGTGATGGCCGCGATCCTGCGCTACAACAACTCGACGCCCTACGCGCAGAACGTGCTGGGCTGGGCCGCGGCCTACGCCACCGGCGTGGTTCCGGTCGACCTGCCGCCGATCACGGGACCGCCGCCCCCGCTTGGCAACGCACACGACGAGCACCCCGAGGGACTCGGGCCCGGCCTGCCGATCAACATGATCGGCCTGCCGCAGGACGACCCGATGGCGCGGATGCCGCTGATCGACCTGACCGGCCAGCCGCCGCAGCAGCTCAGCCCGTCGTCGCCGATGTTCCCCTGGATGACACCGCCCGCCCAGGCGCCGACGCAGGGGCACATGCCCGGGTGCACGGTGATCTGCATCAACTCGCAAACCCCGCCGCCGGGTGGACCGCAGCTGGGACCGCAGCCGTTTGGACCACTGGCCCCGCCGCCGAACGCCGCCCCGCCGTGGGCGCCGCAGGCCGTACCACCGCCGCCGTTCGCACCACCGCCGCCGCCCGCTCCTCAGGCGCCTGCAGCACCAGCGCCGGCTCCTCAGGCGTCTGCTCCGCACGCATCCGTTCCGCCCGCCTGA